One Gemmatimonadota bacterium DNA window includes the following coding sequences:
- a CDS encoding amidohydrolase family protein, producing MSDLSRYIQETPLIDTHEHLRFEEDWVANGPDVLQDLFENYVPADLVVAGASQEDVNALLDPAKGDVAARFEPVRPAWEAVKHTGYGEAVRILAEDVYGMAEITADGLTAAQAENDRLRGPGQRLALLRDRAGLDHVQIDNFVWACEPDASGPGFFLYDISWVGFCNGEVPVENIAEETGITVNSLGSLRDAMAAIFAKYGPHAIAVKAQHAYSRTLRWEERSDEEAARALDIVLSNPDGAPEEASLCLGDWGWARGVELSIEHNLPFKIHTGYYAGHSRMPVDRIKSGNLCGLLARYLDARFVLMHIAYPYSHELIALAKHYPNVWVDLCWAWSIDPFSSCDFVRRFIHAVPINKLFAFGGDTGWPTSAYAYAVQARRWLGRALEGEVNDGLLTEKQAMDVALRLMQTNQRECFDIAGTRGHISRSMESVEA from the coding sequence ATGTCCGATCTGTCCCGGTACATCCAGGAAACGCCGCTTATCGACACCCATGAGCATCTCAGGTTCGAAGAAGACTGGGTAGCCAACGGGCCGGACGTGCTGCAGGACCTCTTCGAGAACTACGTACCGGCGGACCTCGTAGTCGCCGGCGCTTCGCAGGAGGATGTCAACGCCTTGCTGGATCCCGCAAAGGGCGACGTGGCGGCGCGCTTCGAGCCGGTCCGCCCGGCGTGGGAGGCCGTGAAGCATACGGGATACGGTGAAGCAGTGCGCATTCTGGCGGAAGACGTGTATGGCATGGCCGAGATTACCGCCGACGGCCTGACGGCGGCGCAGGCAGAGAACGACAGACTGCGGGGTCCCGGCCAGCGACTGGCGCTGTTGCGGGACCGCGCGGGTCTGGATCACGTGCAGATCGACAACTTCGTCTGGGCTTGCGAACCGGATGCCTCGGGTCCGGGGTTCTTTCTCTACGATATTTCCTGGGTGGGATTCTGCAACGGCGAGGTGCCGGTGGAGAACATCGCGGAGGAGACGGGGATTACCGTAAACAGCCTCGGCAGCCTGCGTGATGCCATGGCCGCCATCTTCGCGAAATACGGTCCCCACGCCATCGCGGTCAAGGCGCAGCACGCCTACTCCAGGACGCTCCGGTGGGAGGAACGCAGCGACGAAGAAGCGGCAAGGGCCCTGGATATCGTCCTGAGTAACCCCGATGGCGCGCCGGAGGAAGCGTCGCTGTGCCTGGGTGACTGGGGCTGGGCGCGGGGCGTGGAACTATCCATCGAACACAACCTGCCGTTCAAGATCCACACCGGTTACTACGCGGGCCACAGCCGGATGCCGGTGGACCGGATCAAGAGCGGGAACCTGTGCGGACTGCTGGCTCGTTACCTCGATGCCCGGTTCGTGCTGATGCACATCGCCTACCCCTACAGCCACGAGCTGATTGCTCTCGCCAAGCACTATCCAAACGTCTGGGTGGACCTCTGCTGGGCCTGGTCCATCGACCCTTTCAGTTCCTGCGATTTCGTTCGTCGCTTCATCCACGCCGTGCCGATCAATAAGCTCTTCGCCTTCGGCGGGGACACCGGCTGGCCCACCAGCGCCTATGCCTACGCGGTGCAGGCGCGGAGGTGGCTCGGCCGCGCCCTGGAAGGCGAAGTGAACGACGGCCTCCTCACCGAAAAACAGGCGATGGACGTGGCGCTTCGGCTCATGCAGACCAACCAGCGGGAGTGTTTCGATATCGCGGGAACGCGGGGGCATATCTCGCGGTCCATGGAATCCGTCGAGGCCTAA